A window of Dehalococcoidales bacterium genomic DNA:
ACGAAGGCGTCGGCAGGATAGTTTTTCATAGCAATGTTAAACTGAGGAGTCGAGGGCATTACCCGCACCTGATGTCCCATGGCCATGAAGTCTACGCGGTCATTCGATGTGTTCCAGGAGTTTCCATTCCACACTGCATCATAAATGTAGGTGAACTCGGCTATCTGCACAAAACGGTTTGGCCTATCAGAGGTTGGAATAACATCGGGCATTGTAAAGAGGGAGAAAAGAACTTCCTTTACTTCGCCGGGTGCAACCGGCTCGGGATTGTATATATTATAAAGTTCTCCTTCATAAGATATACCTATAGAAACACCGGCATAAACATATACATCAGCCAAGTTTTCTACAAATACGGATACTGGCACAGACTCACCAACACTCGCGTAATCTTGAACTACGGTATACGCTCTCACCGACCCCGATGGCGAATGTATCTCTAATACCGGTGGTGTTCTGTCCACCTTTATCTCTATTGATTTAGTGTCGCATTTTACCCAGTAACCATCTATCCAGATTGTCTCGTCTTCATCTCCCCAGTAGCCTTCAATCCAGTAATAGCAATCTACGTTTAGCAGCAGTCCCCAATTCGGCATGGTAAAGGTCCCTGTAAATGTCCCTATCTCATCAAGACTCAGAACCATACTTGACGGCTGCATAACGAGTCCTCCAGGCGGCTGGTCAATGCTAACCGCCATCCGGAGAGGCTCGTCCCAAGACTCCTGCCGCACCAGAACAGAGACTGTTACTGTCTGGGTTGCCCTGGCAGGATTAGGTGATGCCCTTACTTCATAAATCATCTCAGTTTACCGTACAGGTAATTTTCTTGGTGCCTGCCGCGCTGCCATAGTTCCTGGCGGTAACCGTAATAGTAACGGTCCCGCCGACCGCTACCGTGCCGGGCGCAATGGTCAGATTCTCCAACCTGATGTCAGCGGCAGACGGCGCAGCAGTGGCGGTAAATGTCCCGCTCTGCCCCTCGACACTAACATTGTAGTTTCCGGCTACCGCCGGCGTCACATGGAAGGAAACCTCCTTCGACTCGCCAGGCTGCAACGTTACTGTCTGCTGGTCGGAAAAATCCCCACTCAGGGTTACCATACCGGTTTTAATCTCGCTTCCGCTATTGGTAACAGTACATGATACGGTCACAGTTTCACCCACAGCGACCGAACTTGGAGATACGGCTAGACCACTTATAGTGAAACCACTCGCTGGAACTTCATACCACGGCCAATAGACCCCTAAGAAAACTGGCAGCGGGGGCCCTTTGTCGGGCGACATCGGATACCAGCTTGAAATTTCCATGCCTTATACTCTTTCTATAGAACTGTCTACTAAAAGGTCACCAACTTCCCGGGGAAGCCTGGCATTATTTTTCATTCTAAAACAGCATCCAGCACAAACGTCCAGGTATCAAGTACCTGACCGCCACTGGACAGAACAGCGGTAAGGGTATGAGAGGATACCCCCGAAAATACAAAGTCGGAAAATAATATATACCAGCCATCTCCGGGCTCTGCCTCTGTATCCTGTTTTTCGATGGCTGATATAGGAATGAAGCCATCAATCGTCAGGTCAATGTGACCAATCTCGCTGACATCAGAGGTGTTAATCCATCCTATAGCCAGAGAGATGGCTTTGTCCATTGGAACCTGGAGTCCGGACTCAATCTGTTTCCAAAGCCCGAGTCCTTCGAAATAAATAACACCTCCATGGATTGACCCTGACAACTCGCTCGCTGGGACTTCATACCACGGCCAGTAAATTTTCAGAAACGCCGGCAACGGAGGCCCTTTGTCCGGCGACATCGGATACCAGTCTTGTAATTTAATATCAGTCATATACACCTCTAGGGAGCAATAACCACAAACTGGCCATTGAGGCCATCAACGCTGACATGGTAAGTGCCTGATTCAGCCGGCGCCGTGACACTCCAACCGACCGATGTGCTTGCTCCCGGTTGTAACGTTATTCTTGTTGTCTTTGCAAAATCACCCCCCAAAGTTACCGTAAACGAACCTGCCGCACCACTAATATTGGTTGCCGTACAGCTGATAATCACCAGGCTCCCGGGGTTTGTCTCTGCAGGAGAAACGGTCAAGTCTGTTATTTCCAGATCAGCAGATGTCTCCCCGCCAGTGGTATACCAAGGCCAGTAAATGCCCAGAAACGCCGGCAGTGGAGGCCCTTTGTCGGGCGACATCGGATACCAATTTGATATTTCCATGCCTTATACTCCTCTCGGCGCCTGTCTGACAGGACAATGCACATTTTTCCTATTTAAGTATGTAGGTGCCGGAATAACTGTAAAGCAACAGGTCACCAACATACAAATCAAGTTTAATCACATAAGTTCCCGGCTGAGAAGGCACAGCAAAAGTAACCGGCGGACTGTTGGTGAATCCAAATGGCGGCTGATTGCCTGGATTGACTGTTACTGCAGCCTCTTTGGTTTGATCAGCGAAAGAAAAAACACATCTATATGTGTAAGGAATCTCCCCCGTATTATATACAGAGGCTCGGACGATCCAATTCTGCCCTAACCGAGGCGCATAGGCATTCACCGTCGCTGTGCCGGACGGTAGAAACGCCGTTACCTCCAGAGGAACACTCAAGGCGCCGGCGCGTATGGTATATATTCCCGCTTTCTGCGGCGTGAATTCCCTGATTAGCTCCTGAGATTCTCCGGGGGCGACCTCTAACCCCGTGGTGTAATCCCAAAAAACAGGGGATTCCAAAACGGGACTATCGATAGGAAAATCAAACGGCCCAGTGAGAGTGAACGAGTTATTGTTGATATAGGATGCTTTAATGGTCACAGGCTGCCCTACATTAATCGTTGCAGGATTAACAGTAAGATCAGTGACAGTTAATAGTTCACCCTGGGACATTATCACCACATCCTCGCTGCCGGCAAAGCCAGTCAACAATGCCCCCTCTGAATAGATGCCTAGATAGACATGGTAAGTGCCTATGTTCGCCGGCATGACTACAAGCAGGCTGATCTGCTGCTGATTTCCCGTGGAAACAAAGGCTACTTCACCTGACGTAGCCGCAACAGTGCTTGCGTCCGGTCCCAGGAAGAGCACCGCCTGGCATGACAGCCCTGCCGGACTCACCGGGATCTGCACCACCGCTGTTTTTAAAGCACCGGGTGTAAAATTAGGCATCTCACCCTCCCTTTACCAGCTGATCGTCGGCGTCCCGACCGACGGAACATTAACCTTGTCAGTACCAATGTACTGCCCCAGCACCTGTCCCTCGGACATGATAACGAGATACGCCTGATAGGCATATCCCCCAGGAGCAGGTACGGTTATCGGAAAAGTCACCGTCTGATTTACTCCGGTCGAGGTAAACTCTATGGCGCCGCTGGTAGCTGCCTTCGTTACCCCCCCATCTTTGCTTAAATATAGCTCGCCGGTGCAGGCCATCCCCGCCGGCGACACCGGGAACGCGGCACCAGGGTTCTTCACCGTCCCCGGTAATATCAATACATCGGGATTGAGACTGACCGCCGACCAAACTATGTCGATCGGCGCCCAACCCTCCGGTATCTCCCCATCAGGTATCTCTCCGCCGGGAGTATACCATGGCCAATAGAGTTTCAGGAAGGCCGGAAACGGCGGTCCTTTGTCGGGTGATAATGGCAACCATTCCTGTATATCCATATCTTATACTCCTTTTTCTGGCCCCCTTAATCCGCCAGATAATTTAATGCTTTACCCGATGGTGGCGAAAACGCTTTCCTGGCCGGAGAACTCAGGGGGATCAACAGGTCGATCATTCTTACGGTATTCCCGTCTGTCTCGGCAACCAACCTGTGTCCATAAGACCCTTTGTCATCCGACCATGTTAATGTTACCAAAAATATAGCATCCGCCCACCTGTCAGTTGGTTCAAGTAGCTTTCCCCATAATATTTTAGAGTAATTAGTGCAGTCAACCAGGCCGACTAATATTAAATCCTGGTCCGGTTCATAGGCCGGCATATCCGCCAGGATCTCATCCGTCCTGGCATAGTCGCTCGGTTTATACTTTGCGTTCCCAAGTTTAAAATTTTGGTCAGGGGTGACAGTATCTGGAAACGCCGCTCTAAACACCGCCTTGATTTGATCTCCGGTCAGACTGGGAATATCAGGCATGATATTTAGTCCTCCCGAATCTAGTATATCGCCATTGTCAAATACCAGGCTCATGCGGTGAAATCCTGCGGGTACATCGGGCAGCTTAAGCGACCCCGAATATTGCAGGACATCGCCTGCTTTCCCTGATGCCGGAACCAGCGTAATAGCCATTAATTCGACCTCTCCTTTTTATGATAACATGACAGCAAACCCACAGCTATTGTTGTTTATCCTCTTTTGATACCATCCTTTGCTTTGAGGCTTCCACCCTCTCACTTGACGGCATGGAGACTAAAGACGCCGCGATGATATCGTTGACCTCACCAAGCCGCTTTTGCGTTTCATTACGCAGACTAGCCACCCTTTGCTTCCATTCCCCTTCGGGTAAAACCTCCAGCATCGCTTCATACCTTGCCAGGTTCAACTCATGGCAAAACTTGTCTCTCTCCTGCGAGAGCATAAACGAAGCAATGATGTCATCCTGCTCATCCTGGCTTAATACCTGATATGTCATATTACCTCCTTTTGATTAGTTCCTATAGGCCACACCACGCCCGGTAAAGGCAGGCAGGGTGGCGGGATTGGCATACTTTACCCCGAAGCCTGCCCCGGGCGTCCACGGATACGCACTGACATAAAGACTTATAGAGTGAGCGACGGCGATGTCGGTATTCCCGCAATAGGCTACACCTTGCCCGTTACCGGCAGGCAGGGTGGCGG
This region includes:
- a CDS encoding CARDB domain-containing protein, which translates into the protein MEISSWYPMSPDKGPPLPVFLGVYWPWYEVPASGFTISGLAVSPSSVAVGETVTVSCTVTNSGSEIKTGMVTLSGDFSDQQTVTLQPGESKEVSFHVTPAVAGNYNVSVEGQSGTFTATAAPSAADIRLENLTIAPGTVAVGGTVTITVTARNYGSAAGTKKITCTVN
- a CDS encoding CARDB domain-containing protein, coding for MEISNWYPMSPDKGPPLPAFLGIYWPWYTTGGETSADLEITDLTVSPAETNPGSLVIISCTATNISGAAGSFTVTLGGDFAKTTRITLQPGASTSVGWSVTAPAESGTYHVSVDGLNGQFVVIAP